The DNA window TTTACAATAGATCACCTCTCCTTTTGTCTCCTTTGGACTTCCTCTTCCCTTGTTTTCCTTCTCGGCTCTTGTTCCTTTACAGTTCCTTTTCTCCTCCCTACGACATCGCGTGTATTTCCTTGGTAAGCGGATCCGGGAGGCAGCCCGATCACCGCCAGACGATAGCCCATCATGTCGGGACGATACGAAAGAGTAAGGCGACTTGAGACCACAAGTAAAAAATGACGATTTATTGACAGACTATCAGGTTAATGCCCAAGACGAGGAAGATTTCAACAataacaataacaacaaccgCATGTCCACAGTCCCCCACTCGCCACCACCCTCGTTTCACTCTCGAGCCCCCTCTCCTCAGCGCCAGGTCGACAACACCCTCGCCGATGCctttgacgatgacgacgatagCGACGATGACGTTGATGACCGACAGCGTTTGATGCGACAAAACTCGACGCCATCTTTCGAGACGGCCAATGCGACACAAACTCCTGCTCAACCGGCTGTTCCGGCACCAGCACCGTCTGGctcaagatcaacaagagttGTTGGAGGAGGCTCAGGATCGGATGGTGTTTTTGCCAATTTGTCTGCGCGTCCAGAGCGAGGCAACAGTGATCCTGAGAAGGATGAGCTACCACCGGTATGTCGCTCATGATTTTGGATTTTCGTATACAAATACTAACTATTATCAGTCTTACGAACAAGCTGCGGCTGATGCTGCTCCCCCATACTGGGAGACAACAATCCTCGCTCCTGGCATGGGTGGACCTGACGAAGTTTACATCGACGGCATGCCAGTTGGATCATTCTTCTCATTCGTCTGGAACGGAATGATCTCAACATCCTTCCAACTCGTCGGTTTCCTCCTTACATATCTCCTACACTCTACCCACGCTGCCAAGAACGGCTCTCGTGCTGGTCTTGGCATCACTCTTATCCAATACGGCTTTTATATGAAGGGTGCCTCCGAAGACGAACCCCCAGCAATGAGCGGCCCCGATGGTTACGCAGCCCCACCAGACCCAAACTCGCACAACTTTAAGCAAGGCGACGTGACAGACGAGGATCTGGGCAGCATTAGCGGAAGCGAGTGGTTAGGATACGTCCTCATGGTCGTCGGCTGGTTTCTTCTTATCAAGAGTGTCGCCGAGTTCCTACGAGCACGTCGTCACGAGCAGCTTGTCCTGCAGAGCCCTGATCGTGGCCTGGGCGTCCCGATCATTGCCGAGGGCGAGTCCAACGAACGAGTGGTTTAAGAAGTATCAGCGGAGGAAGTTTTCATGTACAACAAACAATATACCACATCATGCAAGCGCATCAGTCGAGAGACGTACGCGtttctcttgttcttctttccgGCGTTTTTCTTGGGTGGAATGAATCGAATCGAAGGGACGGGAAGGATATATGGGTTCCTACTACAAGCTTATTGTTTGGCGCGTCGCACGCAGTTTCATACGTCTATATATGTCTTCAAAACATGATTCGAAATCTGAATTTCGGTATCTCGCTGCTGAATTGGTGACAGGTGTGATAATAGACCTAGACTAGACTTTGGCTTTTAGCGGACCATGATCCATAGCTCTATCTAATACTCAAATCAGACATGATCAGTCTGACTTATAGAACCCCGTCCTCCAAGATGAATATCTTTACATCCCCTGT is part of the Fusarium poae strain DAOMC 252244 chromosome 4, whole genome shotgun sequence genome and encodes:
- a CDS encoding hypothetical protein (TransMembrane:2 (i181-202o273-291i)~BUSCO:47311at5125) — protein: MSGRYERVNAQDEEDFNNNNNNNRMSTVPHSPPPSFHSRAPSPQRQVDNTLADAFDDDDDSDDDVDDRQRLMRQNSTPSFETANATQTPAQPAVPAPAPSGSRSTRVVGGGSGSDGVFANLSARPERGNSDPEKDELPPSYEQAAADAAPPYWETTILAPGMGGPDEVYIDGMPVGSFFSFVWNGMISTSFQLVGFLLTYLLHSTHAAKNGSRAGLGITLIQYGFYMKGASEDEPPAMSGPDGYAAPPDPNSHNFKQGDVTDEDLGSISGSEWLGYVLMVVGWFLLIKSVAEFLRARRHEQLVLQSPDRGLGVPIIAEGESNERVV